A stretch of the Thiomicrospira pelophila DSM 1534 genome encodes the following:
- a CDS encoding MOSC domain-containing protein has protein sequence MVLSEIWRYPLKSAKGLSLAKAQLDAFGLQNDRRWMLVDPAGKMVTQRSCPKMCLIRVIEPAQAPGLVLQLPNQQAFDVAIPNGQQVIKVQVWNDHCQAWLADSEASDKLSAFLEKPVRLVWFPDHHFRQVDLNYANRGEGLAFADGFPLLLITQVSLDDLNQRLAEPVSMSRFRPNLVIAGADAYAEDQAQGIKIGDQRFRIVKPCARCSIPNIDPLTAKRSNQPAQTLLSYRKIQSEILFGQNLLFDSVSKQIDNQKNPIKNPILRVGMAVEWF, from the coding sequence TTGGTTTTAAGCGAAATTTGGCGTTACCCGCTTAAATCCGCCAAAGGCTTAAGCCTAGCCAAAGCCCAGTTAGATGCATTTGGTTTGCAAAATGATCGGCGTTGGATGCTGGTTGACCCGGCAGGCAAAATGGTGACACAAAGAAGCTGTCCTAAAATGTGTTTAATCCGTGTAATCGAGCCAGCACAAGCACCAGGCCTGGTGCTTCAGTTGCCAAATCAACAGGCTTTCGATGTCGCGATTCCAAATGGGCAACAGGTCATCAAAGTGCAGGTTTGGAACGACCACTGCCAGGCCTGGTTGGCGGATTCGGAAGCGTCTGACAAACTAAGTGCTTTTTTAGAAAAGCCGGTGCGTTTAGTCTGGTTTCCAGATCATCATTTTCGCCAAGTCGATTTGAACTATGCCAATCGCGGCGAAGGACTGGCCTTTGCGGATGGCTTTCCATTGCTACTCATCACCCAAGTTTCGCTAGATGATTTAAACCAACGTTTGGCCGAGCCGGTTAGCATGTCGCGTTTTCGGCCCAACTTGGTGATTGCGGGAGCAGACGCTTACGCAGAAGATCAAGCGCAGGGTATTAAAATAGGCGACCAGCGCTTTAGAATCGTGAAACCCTGTGCACGTTGCTCGATCCCAAATATCGACCCATTAACCGCCAAAAGATCCAACCAACCCGCCCAGACATTATTGAGCTACCGAAAAATACAGTCCGAGATTCTATTTGGTCAAAACCTATTGTTCGATTCCGTTTCTAAACAAATAGATAATCAGAAAAATCCAATTAAAAATCCAATCTTACGCGTCGGCATGGCGGTAGAGTGGTTCTAA
- a CDS encoding restriction endonuclease subunit S — MSEVKNVPELRFSEFLDAWSLLKVSDVARVYDGTHQTPKYVEQGVPFYSVEHVTANQFSETKYISEEVYEKENQRVRLEKSDILMTRIGSIGKAKYIDWDVRASFYVSLALFKVFDSFDSKFLSQLISSPDFQRELWKRTIHVAFPQKINLGEISHCKIVMPGLKEQQKIADFLSSVDKKIEQLTEKYRLLTQYKKGVMQQIFTQQIRFKDDNGNDYPEWEEKALGQLGEFVRGLSYDSSNVKSSGLLVLRSSNIQKGKLNFYEDTQFVDKNCPENIALLKGDIAVCMANGSKALVGKAGLYDGSYTGELTVGAFCSIYRSKSVLARLLFDHQNYKRALHVLLAGTNINNLKNSDLSKIRFKIPSRDEEQQKVAKFLTEIDHKIDQAWSTLEQTKAFKKGLLQKMFV; from the coding sequence ATGAGTGAAGTAAAGAATGTGCCAGAGTTGAGGTTTTCTGAGTTTTTGGATGCTTGGAGTCTTTTAAAAGTTTCTGATGTTGCAAGAGTTTATGATGGAACCCACCAAACTCCTAAGTATGTTGAACAGGGGGTACCTTTTTACAGTGTTGAGCATGTTACGGCTAACCAGTTTTCAGAAACTAAATACATTTCTGAAGAGGTTTATGAGAAAGAAAATCAGAGAGTAAGGCTTGAAAAAAGCGATATCTTGATGACCCGTATAGGAAGTATCGGGAAAGCCAAGTATATAGATTGGGATGTTCGAGCGTCCTTTTACGTTAGTCTTGCCTTATTTAAGGTGTTTGACTCCTTTGACAGTAAGTTTTTATCACAATTGATAAGTTCGCCAGATTTTCAAAGAGAGCTATGGAAAAGAACAATTCACGTTGCTTTTCCTCAAAAGATCAATCTTGGTGAAATTTCGCATTGTAAGATTGTAATGCCAGGTTTAAAAGAACAACAAAAAATCGCTGATTTTTTAAGTTCGGTGGACAAAAAAATCGAACAACTCACCGAAAAATACCGCCTGCTTACCCAATACAAAAAAGGCGTCATGCAACAAATCTTCACCCAACAGATCCGCTTTAAAGATGACAATGGCAATGATTATCCTGAGTGGGAGGAGAAAGCACTTGGACAGCTAGGTGAGTTTGTACGAGGTTTATCGTATGACTCCAGTAATGTTAAAAGTTCAGGTTTGTTAGTGCTTCGTTCGTCAAATATTCAGAAAGGTAAATTAAATTTTTACGAAGATACTCAATTTGTAGATAAAAACTGTCCAGAAAACATAGCTCTTTTAAAAGGTGATATTGCAGTATGCATGGCAAACGGGAGTAAAGCTTTAGTAGGTAAGGCGGGATTGTATGATGGATCCTATACTGGAGAGCTTACAGTAGGTGCTTTCTGTAGTATTTATAGAAGTAAGAGCGTGTTGGCTAGGTTGTTATTTGACCACCAGAATTATAAGAGAGCTCTACATGTTCTATTAGCAGGCACAAATATAAACAATTTAAAGAATTCTGATTTGTCAAAAATAAGATTTAAGATTCCTTCAAGAGATGAAGAACAACAAAAAGTAGCCAAGTTTTTAACCGAAATCGACCATAAAATCGACCAGGCTTGGTCAACCCTAGAACAAACCAAAGCCTTCAAGAAAGGCTTGTTACAGAAGATGTTTGTTTGA
- a CDS encoding DUF1415 domain-containing protein, whose amino-acid sequence MSDSTTDLQIIQATRCWVDKVVVGLNFCPFAKREVDAERVYYSVQEDSSLEAVLTQLMLECQRLDQNPDIETSLLILPVGFEGFLDYLDLIALAEDLMVQEGYEGVYQLASFHPDYCFAGEAENDPANYTNRSPYPMLHLIREASLEKALAHHPDPDSIPQTNIDLAREKGLEQMQALRQACLGG is encoded by the coding sequence ATGAGCGATTCAACAACCGATCTGCAAATTATCCAGGCCACGCGCTGTTGGGTAGATAAAGTCGTGGTGGGTTTAAATTTTTGCCCGTTTGCCAAACGTGAAGTCGATGCCGAGCGCGTATATTACAGCGTGCAAGAAGATTCATCTTTAGAAGCTGTTTTGACTCAGCTCATGCTCGAATGTCAGCGGTTGGATCAAAACCCCGATATAGAAACCAGTCTGCTCATTCTGCCAGTCGGGTTTGAAGGGTTTTTAGACTATCTTGATTTGATCGCTCTAGCGGAAGACTTAATGGTGCAAGAAGGCTATGAAGGCGTCTATCAATTAGCCAGCTTTCATCCAGATTACTGTTTTGCAGGCGAGGCCGAAAATGATCCAGCCAACTACACAAACCGTTCGCCTTATCCAATGCTCCACTTAATTCGAGAAGCCAGCTTAGAAAAAGCCTTAGCGCATCATCCCGACCCAGACAGCATTCCGCAAACCAATATCGACCTAGCGCGAGAAAAAGGCCTCGAACAAATGCAGGCTTTGCGCCAGGCCTGCTTGGGAGGCTAA
- a CDS encoding type I restriction-modification system subunit M produces the protein MSEEEKKLLEQQLWNIANALRGKMDADEFRDYILGFIFYKYLSEKLCLYANSLEDGFDYASVDENTEEGKEMIEAVAQETIEKLGYALKPSELFSAVAKKGSAIEGESTDNFILGELQTILNNIEQSTMGTESEDDFNKLFEDLDLNSSKLGKTEKQKNELVSKILSHLDKVDFQLENANADVLGDSYEYLIGQFASGAGKKAGEFYTPQTVSTILAKLVTDDKNYLKSVYDPTCGSGSLLLRVAKEVKEVGHFYGQELNRTTYNLARMNMILHDVNYKQFDISQDDTLEHPHHLGQQFEAIVANPPFSAHWSANPLFLSDDRFSQYGKLAPKTKADFAFVQHMIHHLADNGTMAVVLPHGVLFRGAAEGHIRQYLIEDRNYLDAVIGLPANIFYGTSIPTCILVFKKCRTNPDDILFIDASNDFEKNKNQNALTPEHIQKIVSTYHNRGTHDKYSYVAGLSEIKENDYNLNIPRYVDTFEEEESIDLTAVTQQIKKLDEDMKQTDAVIADYCKQLGIEAPF, from the coding sequence ATGTCAGAAGAAGAAAAAAAGCTCCTCGAACAACAACTCTGGAATATCGCCAACGCTTTGCGTGGCAAGATGGACGCCGATGAATTTCGGGATTACATTTTGGGCTTTATCTTCTATAAATACCTATCCGAAAAGCTCTGTCTTTACGCCAACAGTTTAGAAGATGGCTTTGACTATGCCTCAGTCGATGAAAATACCGAAGAAGGCAAAGAGATGATTGAGGCCGTCGCTCAAGAAACCATTGAAAAGCTGGGTTATGCTCTAAAACCTTCCGAACTCTTTTCCGCGGTGGCTAAAAAAGGTTCGGCGATTGAAGGTGAATCCACCGACAACTTTATTCTGGGTGAGCTTCAAACCATTCTTAACAACATTGAACAATCCACCATGGGCACTGAGTCCGAGGACGACTTCAATAAACTGTTTGAAGACCTCGATCTTAACTCCAGCAAGCTGGGTAAAACTGAAAAACAAAAAAACGAACTGGTGTCTAAAATCCTCTCGCACTTGGATAAAGTCGATTTTCAGCTAGAAAACGCCAATGCCGATGTGTTGGGCGATTCTTATGAATACTTGATTGGGCAGTTTGCCTCCGGTGCCGGAAAAAAAGCCGGAGAGTTTTATACCCCGCAAACGGTCTCGACCATTCTTGCCAAGCTCGTCACCGACGATAAAAACTACTTAAAGTCGGTTTATGATCCAACCTGTGGGTCAGGGTCTTTATTGTTACGTGTTGCCAAAGAAGTCAAAGAAGTCGGTCATTTCTATGGTCAGGAGCTAAACCGTACCACCTATAACCTGGCGCGCATGAATATGATTTTGCATGATGTGAACTACAAACAGTTCGACATCAGTCAAGACGATACGCTGGAACATCCGCACCACTTGGGCCAACAGTTCGAAGCCATTGTCGCCAATCCACCATTTTCCGCACACTGGTCAGCCAATCCACTGTTTTTAAGTGACGACCGTTTCTCGCAATACGGCAAACTCGCACCCAAAACCAAAGCCGATTTTGCCTTTGTGCAACACATGATTCACCACTTGGCCGACAATGGCACGATGGCGGTGGTGTTACCGCATGGCGTGTTATTCCGTGGCGCGGCCGAAGGTCATATTCGCCAATACCTGATTGAAGACCGCAATTATCTGGATGCGGTGATTGGCTTACCCGCCAATATCTTCTATGGTACGAGTATTCCAACTTGTATTTTAGTGTTCAAAAAATGCCGAACCAATCCCGATGACATTCTGTTTATTGATGCCTCTAATGATTTCGAGAAAAACAAAAACCAAAATGCCCTAACGCCTGAGCATATTCAAAAGATTGTCAGCACCTATCACAACCGTGGAACGCACGACAAATACAGCTACGTAGCAGGTCTGTCAGAAATCAAGGAAAACGACTACAACCTCAATATTCCAAGATATGTGGATACGTTTGAAGAAGAGGAATCGATTGATTTAACCGCTGTGACGCAACAAATTAAAAAGCTGGATGAAGACATGAAACAGACCGATGCGGTGATTGCGGATTACTGTAAACAGTTGGGTATTGAGGCACCGTTCTGA
- the uvrC gene encoding excinuclease ABC subunit UvrC: protein MSQDFEFDLKAFLANLTERPGVYQMLNAQGVVIYVGKAKNLKRRVSSYFVKNQQAIKTQAMVEQVARIEVTVTDTESEALILENTLIKRLTPRYNVLFRDDKSYPYVFVSTGKGYPALSFHRGAKRKVGRYFGPFPNAGAVHQTLQALQKIFPVRQCADSVFNHRSRPCLQYQIKRCSGPCVGKISSTDYAEDVRHTLMFLEGKSFDVIEELGSQMDSASEQLDFERAAQLRDQISALRAIQSQHLINQPGSQDLDVLAVAEVADQLCVTLMMYRGGHLWGSENYFPKGQVSTAAVLAAFITQHYETHPVPKTLLTSEKPDDQAWLVEWLTDKKQQNVQIKQASQATSKGLIQLALTNANSALKQHLTQKATQQDRLNALQEALMLAKPPTRMECFDISHTMGQQTVASCVVFIDGVPVTQQYRKFNIEGITGGDDYAAMHQALTRRYQRLKAESAVLPDLIIVDGGKGQLSQAIDVLKTLELESVPLVSVAKGEGRKAGLEVLYTPQQNEGIDLEADDIALHLINYIRDEAHRFAITGHRARRQKAQTKSSLESIEGVGPKTRKALLTHFGGLDQVKNAAVSELSKVPSVSAKIAQRIYDHFHGA from the coding sequence ATGTCGCAGGATTTTGAGTTTGATTTAAAGGCGTTTCTGGCTAATTTAACCGAACGCCCCGGTGTGTATCAAATGTTGAATGCACAAGGGGTGGTAATTTATGTGGGTAAAGCCAAAAACCTAAAACGCCGGGTGTCGAGTTACTTTGTTAAAAACCAGCAAGCCATCAAAACCCAGGCGATGGTGGAGCAGGTGGCGCGCATTGAAGTGACGGTGACCGATACCGAATCAGAAGCCTTAATCCTCGAAAACACCTTAATTAAACGCCTGACACCTCGTTATAACGTGTTGTTTCGTGATGATAAGTCGTATCCGTATGTGTTTGTTTCTACAGGAAAAGGTTATCCGGCGTTAAGTTTTCATCGTGGCGCCAAACGCAAAGTAGGGCGTTATTTTGGCCCATTCCCCAATGCCGGTGCGGTGCACCAAACTCTGCAAGCTTTGCAAAAAATATTTCCGGTTCGCCAGTGTGCCGACAGCGTGTTTAATCATCGTTCGCGCCCTTGTTTGCAATATCAAATCAAACGCTGTTCTGGGCCTTGTGTCGGCAAAATAAGTTCGACCGATTACGCCGAAGATGTACGTCATACCTTGATGTTTCTAGAAGGCAAAAGTTTTGATGTGATCGAAGAACTGGGTTCGCAAATGGATTCGGCTTCCGAACAATTGGATTTTGAACGCGCCGCCCAATTGCGTGATCAGATTTCAGCCTTGCGCGCGATTCAAAGTCAGCACCTTATCAATCAACCCGGTTCGCAAGACTTGGATGTGCTCGCGGTGGCCGAAGTGGCCGATCAACTTTGTGTCACTTTGATGATGTATCGAGGCGGGCATTTATGGGGCAGCGAAAACTATTTCCCAAAAGGACAGGTTTCCACCGCCGCCGTGTTGGCGGCTTTTATAACTCAGCACTATGAAACCCATCCGGTTCCTAAAACCTTGTTGACCAGTGAAAAACCCGACGACCAGGCCTGGTTGGTAGAATGGTTGACAGACAAAAAACAGCAAAATGTGCAAATCAAGCAAGCCAGCCAAGCTACCAGTAAAGGCTTAATTCAGCTTGCGCTCACCAATGCCAACAGCGCACTTAAACAGCACCTGACCCAAAAAGCCACCCAGCAAGATCGTTTAAACGCCTTGCAAGAGGCGCTGATGCTCGCCAAGCCGCCGACGCGGATGGAGTGTTTTGATATCAGCCATACCATGGGGCAACAAACCGTTGCCAGCTGCGTGGTGTTTATTGACGGCGTGCCAGTGACGCAACAATACCGAAAGTTTAATATCGAAGGCATTACCGGCGGTGACGATTACGCCGCCATGCACCAAGCTTTAACCCGACGTTATCAGCGTTTAAAAGCCGAATCCGCCGTATTGCCCGATTTGATTATTGTGGATGGCGGCAAAGGCCAATTAAGTCAGGCGATTGACGTGTTAAAAACCTTAGAGTTGGAATCCGTGCCACTGGTGTCGGTGGCCAAAGGCGAAGGGCGCAAAGCGGGTTTAGAAGTGCTTTATACCCCCCAACAAAATGAAGGCATTGATTTAGAGGCCGATGACATCGCCTTGCATTTAATAAATTACATTCGTGATGAAGCCCACCGCTTTGCCATTACCGGCCACCGCGCGCGTCGGCAAAAAGCACAAACCAAATCCAGCTTAGAATCCATTGAAGGGGTCGGGCCCAAAACAAGAAAGGCGCTATTAACCCATTTTGGCGGGTTGGATCAGGTTAAAAATGCCGCGGTATCCGAGCTTTCAAAAGTGCCCAGTGTGAGCGCCAAAATCGCCCAACGAATTTACGACCATTTCCACGGAGCCTAA
- a CDS encoding helix-turn-helix transcriptional regulator translates to MMDYVKNNPFGNVESLQDSSQLGLRVREKRKADGLTQQDLAAIANVGVRFVSELENGKPSVQLDSVLAVLHALGLQLMLSDR, encoded by the coding sequence ATGATGGATTATGTAAAAAACAACCCGTTCGGTAATGTTGAAAGCTTACAGGATTCGAGTCAGCTTGGCTTAAGGGTGCGTGAAAAACGTAAAGCGGATGGTCTGACTCAGCAGGACTTAGCCGCCATTGCGAATGTCGGAGTGCGGTTTGTGTCGGAACTTGAGAACGGTAAACCGAGTGTGCAGCTGGATTCTGTTTTGGCGGTTTTGCATGCGTTAGGCTTGCAGCTTATGTTATCGGATAGATAG
- the sppA gene encoding signal peptide peptidase SppA: protein MDQNNPWTTNPPASQDSTPSNPTDSSAQSALDKIANAAESYVKQERWSRRWTNALKILIVVYILFSIVMFAGFFGDNEVQPTSSEHIAVVKINGTIMAGAPTSAESLNPVLRDAFEAKNSRAVVLSMNSPGGSPVQSALINDEITRLKQLHNKPVYVVAGDLCASGCYYIAAAADEIYANKGSIIGSIGVRFDTFGFTELMQKIGVENRSMTAGEHKSFINPFGKEDEEAKAFFQTRILERTHQQFIDVVKSGRGERLKENEDLFTGLVWLGDEAVELGLIDGLGDIGFVARDLVGVSRLRTYEQEKTFMEHLMGDLVSETALKLSQTLSHQWQ, encoded by the coding sequence ATGGATCAAAATAACCCTTGGACAACCAATCCACCCGCTTCACAAGATTCTACGCCTTCAAACCCAACCGACTCTTCTGCGCAAAGCGCATTAGATAAAATCGCAAATGCGGCTGAGTCTTATGTCAAGCAAGAACGTTGGTCACGCCGCTGGACTAACGCGCTAAAAATCTTAATCGTGGTTTATATTTTATTTTCTATCGTGATGTTTGCTGGTTTTTTTGGTGATAACGAGGTTCAACCAACCAGTTCTGAACATATTGCGGTCGTCAAAATCAACGGCACCATTATGGCCGGTGCCCCCACGAGTGCTGAATCCCTGAACCCTGTTTTGCGTGACGCGTTTGAAGCGAAAAACTCGCGCGCGGTTGTGTTGTCTATGAATTCGCCTGGCGGTAGTCCGGTGCAGTCGGCGTTGATTAATGACGAAATCACGCGCCTGAAACAACTGCACAATAAGCCAGTTTATGTTGTGGCGGGCGATTTATGTGCGTCTGGCTGTTATTACATCGCGGCCGCGGCGGATGAAATTTATGCCAACAAAGGTTCAATCATTGGTTCTATTGGTGTGCGTTTTGATACATTTGGTTTTACTGAACTCATGCAGAAAATCGGCGTAGAAAATCGTTCTATGACGGCAGGCGAGCACAAAAGCTTTATCAACCCGTTTGGTAAAGAAGATGAAGAAGCCAAAGCGTTTTTTCAAACGCGCATTCTTGAACGGACGCATCAGCAGTTTATTGATGTGGTGAAAAGCGGACGTGGTGAACGCTTGAAAGAGAATGAAGACCTATTTACCGGTTTGGTTTGGTTAGGCGATGAAGCCGTCGAATTGGGTCTGATTGATGGTTTAGGTGACATTGGCTTTGTGGCTCGCGACCTAGTCGGTGTTTCGCGTTTACGTACCTATGAGCAAGAAAAAACCTTTATGGAACATTTGATGGGGGATTTAGTGTCGGAAACCGCACTTAAACTGAGCCAAACACTCAGCCATCAGTGGCAATAA
- the pgsA gene encoding CDP-diacylglycerol--glycerol-3-phosphate 3-phosphatidyltransferase produces MTLQQLPMTITWLRVLLIPVFLVVYYLPFELAHFSAMVIFVIAAVTDWLDGYLARRFQATSRFGAFLDPVADKLIVAVALVVVAVDYQHWIVTLATIIIIMREMAVSALREWMAESKLSDVVAVSKMGKYKTTFQLIALSFLIYGGDLFGVPWVTLGLILLIVATFLTVLSLWQYAKAAWPAIKAGI; encoded by the coding sequence ATGACACTCCAACAACTTCCCATGACAATTACCTGGCTTCGAGTTCTGCTGATTCCGGTATTTTTAGTGGTGTATTACTTACCATTCGAATTAGCCCATTTTAGTGCCATGGTTATTTTTGTAATTGCTGCGGTCACCGATTGGCTAGACGGCTATTTAGCGCGTCGTTTTCAAGCCACTAGCCGTTTTGGTGCGTTTCTAGACCCGGTGGCCGATAAGTTGATTGTCGCCGTGGCATTGGTCGTGGTAGCGGTCGATTACCAACACTGGATCGTTACCTTAGCCACTATCATTATCATTATGCGCGAAATGGCTGTGTCGGCCTTGCGTGAATGGATGGCCGAAAGCAAGCTCAGTGATGTCGTGGCGGTCTCCAAAATGGGTAAATACAAAACCACCTTTCAATTAATTGCGTTATCGTTTTTAATTTACGGAGGTGATTTATTTGGCGTGCCTTGGGTTACGCTCGGTCTTATCTTATTGATTGTGGCGACATTTTTAACCGTGTTGTCATTGTGGCAGTACGCTAAAGCGGCTTGGCCAGCGATAAAGGCCGGCATTTAA
- a CDS encoding type I restriction endonuclease subunit R, whose product MTNKVSDQQGFYTSGQLQSEAQLENNLIAQLASQGYERVVIENETGLLANLKRQLEKHNKTVFSENEFSKVLNHLNKGNVFERAVTLRDKFNLKRDDDSTLYVDFIDQIEWCQNQYQVTNQITMEGEYKNRYDVTILINGLPLVQIELKRRGLELKEAFNQTKRYDKHSYGSGAGLFQYIQLFVISNGVNTKYYANNKKQSFKQTFFWSDKENNQITQLEKFAKTFLEKCHLSKMFTKYIVLNHTFKILMALRPYQYYAVEAIIDKVKNSVHNGYIWHTTGSGKTLTSFKAAQILTNLPKVDKVVFCVDRKDLDYQTAKEFNAFSEGSVDSTDNTQKLVTQLGDDTKLIVTTIQKLNTAIMKERYKTAMEPLKDKRIIFIFDECHRSQFGDTHKRITEYFNHYQMFGFTGTPIFVENVAKNQHGKRTTKDLFGECLHKYVITDAIRDENVLKFAVEYINTFKQHDTIRDIEVEAIDTKEVMDSPRRIEAVVDYIIANHERKTHAKEFTGMLCVSSVEVLTTYYDIFQQKKRAGEHNLKVGTIFSYAANEEDKGSDDFITEETTDMTGKKINQHSRDKLESYIGDYNAMFGTKYTTKDSKSFYNYYNELAKRVREKEVDILLVVNMFLTGFDSPPLNTLYVDKNLKHHGLIQAFSRTNRTMGEKKSQGNIVCFRNLKQATDDAISLFSDKNAKDTIIMEPYEDYVKSFNEALANLKAIAPEVDDVNKLLDEKAEFEFIRTYRELMRVFNILNTFTDFKFEDVEIDEQEYADYGSKYLDLYEKVKSNRMTEKVSILNDIDFELELIHRDDINVTYILKLLGQLKDIEPKEHEAKKKNILDMLSGDVEMRSKKKLIEKFIEENMPKIASGGDVEAEFKRFWEAQDQAYLHQLSEEEGLDHDKLKKLISSYLFTEKLPYRDDVVETMLTKPSILKRKAVSQRILDKVLGYIKTFVDGAP is encoded by the coding sequence ATGACAAATAAAGTTTCCGATCAACAAGGTTTCTACACTTCTGGCCAGCTTCAATCGGAAGCGCAGTTAGAAAATAATCTAATTGCACAGTTAGCCAGCCAAGGCTACGAACGCGTTGTGATTGAAAACGAAACTGGCCTATTGGCCAACCTGAAGCGCCAGTTAGAAAAACATAATAAAACGGTTTTTTCCGAAAACGAATTCAGCAAAGTCCTGAACCACTTAAATAAGGGTAACGTGTTTGAGCGCGCTGTCACTTTGCGTGATAAGTTCAATTTAAAACGTGATGATGATTCGACTTTGTATGTCGATTTTATTGATCAAATCGAGTGGTGCCAAAACCAGTATCAGGTGACTAATCAAATCACGATGGAAGGCGAGTATAAAAACCGCTATGACGTGACGATTTTGATTAACGGTTTGCCGTTGGTGCAGATTGAGTTAAAGCGTCGTGGTTTAGAGCTTAAAGAGGCGTTTAACCAGACTAAACGTTATGACAAACACTCTTATGGTTCGGGTGCGGGTTTGTTTCAATATATTCAGTTGTTTGTGATTAGTAATGGCGTGAATACCAAGTATTACGCTAATAATAAAAAGCAGTCTTTTAAGCAAACGTTCTTTTGGTCTGATAAAGAAAATAACCAGATCACTCAGCTCGAAAAATTTGCCAAAACCTTTCTGGAAAAGTGTCATCTCTCGAAGATGTTTACCAAGTACATTGTGTTAAACCACACCTTTAAAATCTTGATGGCGTTGCGCCCATATCAATATTACGCGGTTGAGGCGATTATTGATAAGGTGAAAAACTCGGTGCATAACGGCTATATTTGGCACACAACGGGTTCGGGTAAAACGCTCACTTCCTTCAAGGCCGCGCAAATCCTCACCAATTTACCCAAAGTGGATAAGGTCGTGTTCTGTGTGGATCGTAAAGACCTGGATTATCAAACGGCTAAAGAATTCAATGCGTTCAGCGAAGGCAGTGTGGACAGTACCGACAATACCCAAAAGCTGGTTACCCAGCTGGGCGATGATACTAAGCTTATTGTCACCACCATTCAAAAGCTGAATACGGCGATTATGAAAGAGCGCTACAAAACCGCCATGGAACCGCTCAAAGATAAGCGCATTATCTTTATCTTTGATGAGTGTCACCGCAGCCAGTTTGGGGATACTCATAAACGCATTACCGAATACTTTAATCACTATCAAATGTTTGGATTTACGGGTACGCCCATTTTTGTTGAAAATGTGGCTAAGAATCAGCATGGTAAACGCACGACCAAAGACTTGTTTGGTGAGTGCTTACACAAATATGTGATTACGGACGCAATACGCGATGAAAACGTGCTGAAGTTTGCGGTGGAGTACATTAATACCTTTAAACAGCATGACACGATTCGAGATATTGAAGTCGAAGCCATCGACACCAAAGAGGTGATGGATTCGCCGCGGCGCATTGAAGCGGTTGTGGATTACATTATTGCGAACCATGAACGTAAAACCCACGCCAAAGAGTTTACTGGGATGCTTTGTGTGAGTTCGGTGGAGGTGTTAACGACTTATTACGACATCTTCCAGCAGAAAAAACGGGCCGGTGAGCATAATTTAAAAGTGGGGACGATTTTCAGCTATGCGGCGAATGAAGAAGATAAAGGCTCAGATGACTTTATCACCGAAGAAACCACCGACATGACCGGCAAAAAGATTAATCAGCACAGTCGCGATAAGTTGGAATCTTATATTGGTGATTACAATGCGATGTTTGGCACCAAGTACACTACCAAAGATAGTAAATCGTTTTACAACTACTATAACGAACTAGCCAAAAGAGTGCGCGAAAAAGAGGTTGATATTCTTCTGGTGGTTAATATGTTTTTAACCGGGTTTGATTCCCCGCCATTGAACACACTGTATGTGGATAAAAACCTCAAACATCATGGCTTGATTCAAGCGTTTTCACGCACCAATCGAACCATGGGTGAAAAGAAGTCACAGGGTAATATTGTTTGTTTCCGCAACCTCAAACAAGCCACGGATGATGCGATTAGTTTGTTCTCAGATAAGAACGCTAAAGACACTATTATCATGGAGCCTTATGAAGATTACGTTAAGAGCTTTAATGAGGCGCTGGCGAATCTAAAAGCGATTGCGCCAGAGGTGGATGACGTAAATAAATTGCTGGATGAAAAGGCTGAGTTTGAGTTTATTCGTACCTATCGTGAATTGATGCGAGTGTTTAATATTCTTAACACTTTCACGGATTTTAAGTTTGAAGATGTAGAGATAGACGAACAAGAATATGCCGATTATGGCAGCAAATACTTAGACCTTTATGAAAAGGTCAAAAGTAATCGCATGACCGAAAAGGTCTCGATTCTTAACGACATTGATTTTGAGCTGGAGCTTATTCACCGAGATGATATCAATGTCACTTATATCCTTAAGCTGCTAGGCCAGCTGAAAGATATCGAACCGAAAGAGCACGAAGCTAAGAAGAAAAATATCCTTGATATGCTCTCAGGCGATGTTGAAATGCGCTCTAAGAAAAAACTGATTGAAAAGTTTATTGAAGAAAATATGCCCAAGATTGCCTCCGGTGGGGATGTTGAAGCTGAGTTTAAACGCTTTTGGGAGGCGCAAGATCAAGCTTATCTGCATCAATTGAGCGAAGAAGAAGGGCTTGATCATGACAAGTTGAAAAAGTTAATCTCAAGTTACCTGTTCACCGAAAAGCTGCCTTATCGTGATGATGTGGTTGAAACAATGTTAACGAAGCCTTCCATCTTAAAACGTAAAGCGGTCTCACAACGCATTTTGGACAAGGTGTTGGGTTACATCAAGACATTTGTAGATGGCGCACCCTAG